From Myotis daubentonii chromosome 15, mMyoDau2.1, whole genome shotgun sequence, one genomic window encodes:
- the PLD3 gene encoding 5'-3' exonuclease PLD3, whose protein sequence is MKPKLMYQELKLPTEESVSELPMNEIEAWKAAEKKARWVLLVLILAVVGFGALMTQLFLWEYSDLHLFGANQPPAPCYDPCEAVLVESIPEGLDFPEASTSHPSTSQAWLGLLARAHSSLDIASFYWTLTNNDTHTQEPSAQQGEEVLRQLQTLAPRGVKVRIAVSKPSGPQPQADLQALLQSGAQVRMVDMQKLTHGVLHTKFWVVDQTHFYIGSANMDWRSLTQVKELGVVMYNCSCLAQDLTKIFEAYWYLGQEGSSIPSTWPQSYDTLYNQKTPMEICLNGTPALAYLASAPPPLCPSGRTPDLKALLNVVDNARSFVYIAVMNYLPTMEFSHPRRFWPAIDDGLRRAAYERGIKVRLLVSCWGHSEPSMRAFLLSLAALRDNHTHSDIQVKLFVVPADKAQARIPYARVNHNKYMVTERAAYIGTSNWSGSYFTETAGTSLLVTQNGEGGLRSQLEAVFLRDWDSPYSHDLDASVDSMGNACRLL, encoded by the exons ATGAAGCCTAAACTGATGTATCAGGAG CTGAAGTTGCCTACTGAGGAGTCCGTCAGTGAGCTGCCCATGAATGAAATCGAGGCGTGGAAGGCTGCCGAGAAG AAAGCCCGCTGGGTCCTGCTGGTTCTCATCCTGGCTGTTGTGGGTTTCGGTGCCCTGATGACTCAGCTGTTCTTATGGGAATACAGCGACTTGCATCTCTTTGGAGCCAACCAGCCCCCAGCACCCTGCTATGACCCCTGCGA AGCAGTGCTCGTGGAGAGTATCCCCGAGGGCCTGGACTTCCCTGAGGCTTCCACTAGCCACCCCTCCACCAGCCAGGCTTGGCTGGGCCTGCTCGCCCGGGCCCACAGCAGCCTGGACATCGCCTCCTTCTACTGGACCCTCACCAACAATGACACCCACACTCAGGAGCCCTCTGCACAGCAG gGTGAGGAAGTCCTCCGGCAGCTCCAGACCCTGGCACCTCGAGGTGTGAAGGTTCGCATCGCTGTGAGCAAGCCCAGcgggccccagccccaggcggACCTGCAGGCCCTGCTGCAGAGCG GTGCCCAGGTTCGCATGGTGGACATGCAGAAGCTGACCCATGGCGTCCTGCACACCAAGTTCTGGGTGGTGGACCAGACCCACTTCTACATCGGCAGTGCCAACATGGACTGGCGCTCCCTCACCCAG GTCAAGGAGCTGGGCGTGGTCATGTACAACTGCAGTTGTCTAGCCCAAGACCTGACCAAGATCTTTGAGGCCTACTGGTACCTGGGCCAGGAGGGCAGCTCCATCCCGTCAACCTGGCCCCAGTCCTATGACACCCTCTACAATCAAAAGACACCAATGGAGATCTGCCTCAACGGGACCCCTGCTCTGGCCTACCTGGCG AGTGCGCCCCCACCCCTGTGTCCGAGTGGCCGCACCCCAGACTTGAAGGCTCTGCTCAACGTGGTGGACAATGCGCGGAGTTTCGTCTATATCGCAGTCATGAACTACCTGCCCACCATGGAGTTCTCCCACCCGCGCAG GTTCTGGCCTGCCATCGATGATGGGCTGCGGCGGGCTGCCTACGAGCGGGGCATCAAGGTGCGCCTGCTGGTCAGCTGCTGGGGTCACTCTGAGCCGTCCATGCGagccttcctgctctccctggccGCCCTGCGTGACAACCACACCCACTCCGACATCCAGGTG aaaCTCTTTGTGGTCCCTGCGGACAAGGCCCAGGCCCGGATCCCATATGCCCGAGTGAACCACAACAAGTACATGGTGACGGAGCGCGCCGCCTACATCG GAACCTCCAACTGGTCTGGCAGTTACTTCACAGAGACGGCGGGCACCTCGCTGCTGGTGACACAGAACGGGGAGGGCGGCCTGCGGAGCCAGCTGGAGGCTGTTTTCCTGAGGGACTGGGACTCCCCTTACAGCCACGACCTCGACGCCTCAGTCGACAGCATGGGCAATGCCTGTCGCCTGCTCTGA